In Kitasatospora sp. NA04385, a single genomic region encodes these proteins:
- a CDS encoding 3'-5' exonuclease, with protein sequence MGSWYHGPLASFDTETTGVDVERDRIVSAALVVQPAPGGAVSVRTWLADPGVPIPEPARAVHGISDEQVRAHGRPPRAVAVEVARALAEQSRAGVPLVVMNAPYDLTLLDRELRRHGAGSLAEVLDGAELLVLDPRVLDKQFDRYRKGRRTLTDLCAHYGVELVGAHDAAADALASMELVRAVAARHERLGALSPAELHLRQAVWHAAQARGLERWFERSGAPERVDTAWPMRPARCRCGERLEPGHACELAA encoded by the coding sequence CTGGGTTCCTGGTATCACGGTCCGCTGGCGTCCTTCGACACCGAGACGACCGGTGTCGACGTCGAGCGGGACAGAATCGTTTCGGCCGCCCTGGTGGTGCAGCCCGCACCGGGCGGGGCGGTCTCGGTGCGGACGTGGCTGGCCGATCCGGGGGTGCCGATCCCGGAGCCGGCCCGGGCGGTGCACGGCATCTCGGACGAGCAAGTGCGGGCGCACGGGCGGCCGCCGCGCGCGGTCGCGGTGGAGGTGGCCCGGGCGCTGGCCGAGCAGTCCCGGGCGGGCGTGCCGCTGGTGGTGATGAACGCCCCGTACGACCTGACGCTGCTGGACCGGGAGTTGCGCCGGCACGGGGCGGGTTCGCTGGCGGAGGTGCTGGACGGCGCGGAGCTGCTGGTGCTCGATCCGCGGGTGCTGGACAAGCAGTTCGACCGCTACCGCAAGGGCCGGCGCACCCTGACCGACCTGTGCGCGCACTACGGCGTCGAGCTGGTGGGCGCGCACGACGCGGCGGCGGACGCGCTGGCCTCGATGGAGCTGGTGCGGGCGGTGGCGGCCCGGCACGAGCGCCTGGGCGCGCTGTCCCCGGCCGAGCTGCACCTGCGGCAGGCGGTGTGGCACGCGGCGCAGGCCCGCGGCCTGGAGCGGTGGTTCGAGCGTTCGGGGGCGCCGGAGCGGGTGGACACGGCCTGGCCGATGCGTCCGGCCCGGTGCCGCTGCGGCGAGCGCCTGGAGCCGGGCCACGCCTGCGAGTTGGCGGCCTGA